DNA from Minwuia thermotolerans:
GCGCTGGCGGACGTCGATCGGGTCCGGCTTCGTCATGCCGGCGAATGTGTCGTAGAGGCGGATGCGGCGGTCGGTGACGCCCAGATGCTTCAGGGTGAGCGCGATCGTCATGGCGCTGCCGCCCTTCCAGACGCCGCATTCCACGAACTCGCCCTCGATACCGAGGCCGACGATGTGACGCGTCGCGTTGAACAGGGCGTAGACGCAGTCCGGCGTGGTCATCGTGTAATCGCCGACGCGGGCGAAGATCTCGGCGAACTCCGGTTCGACGTCACGCGGCAGCTTGATCTGGCGGTTGCGCAGCGCATGCTGGGGAAGCTTGCGGAAGGTGAAGTCGTAGCCGAACTTCAGCGCAAGCTTTTTCAGCGGTTTCGCGGACATCAGGCGGCGGTGGCGGGGTTGCGCCCCAGGCGCGCCGCCCGGGCCTTGCGGTAGGGCTCGGGCAGGCGAAGCTCGGTGTCCCGATGGCGGAAATGGAACCCGAGGCTGATGCGCGGCTCGTCAGTGGTGTTGTGGAAGGAGCCGTGCACGGTGTAGGTGTGCGCCACGACCGCGTCGCCGGGCTCCAGGATCATCGGCACCGGCTCGCGGAAGGCGCTCATGTCGCATTCCAGGTTCTCCAGACCGAACTCGTCGGTCGCCACCCAGTGGTACATCCGGCCCAGCCTGTGGGTGCCCGGTACGAACCAGATGCAGCCATTGTCCTCGTTCGTCGCCGTCATGGGCACGAACAGGCAGCAGACCCGGGAATCCGACAGGCCCCAGTAGACGCCGTCCTGATGCCAGTGCTTGGTACGCACCTCGTTCGGCAGCTTGGTGAAGGCGAAGCTCTGCAGCAGTTCCGAGGGGCCGTTGAACCGTTCGATCGTGCCCTGCACCACATCGGAGCGCATCGCGTTCTCTATCGCGGCGGATTTGAGATGGATGTCCTTCTGCGACCGGTGGTTCTGGCTGACCAGACCCTCCACGTCGGCGCGGATCGCGCCCAGCGTCTCCGCCGGAACATGGCCGCGCAGGATGACATAGCCGTCACGGTTGAACGCTTCCGCGGTCGCCGCGTCCAGCCCCGGACCGGGCTCGGCGGGCACGAAGGCCTGGGGTTCGATGAAATCGTTGATTGCCATGGCGGCTATCTAATCACTTTAGGCAGTGCGGGAAACCATCTTGCCGGGTCCGGAACGTCGCGGCGGCTATCCCACCGCCCGCTCGGCGCGGCTGAGCCGCGGCTTGGCGCGGACCAGCCAAGGCTCGGCCAGGCGGTTGACGTTGGTCAATCCCTCGAGCAGGCCCGGAACCACCACCTCGGAGGGGCGCTTCTGGCGCGGCATCCGCCTGAGCGCGGCCGCCATGGCCGCGGCGTCGCGCTCCCCGTCGTCGGCAATCATCTGCACCAGATCGAGTTCGGCGGCGCGCTCGGCGCGGATCGTCTGCTCCAGCCGGGGCACGCGGCGCGGCACGATGATGGCGCGCTTGTCCAGCGAGAGTATCTCGCAGAAGGTGTTGTAGCCGCCCATGGCCACCACGCCGGCGGCGCTGGCCATAAGGTTCTCGAAATGCGGATCGAAGGTGATCGCCTCGACGCGCTCCAGCTGGGCGGCGCGCTCGTGGAAGCTGGCCTGCAGTTCCGGCGGCATGAACGGGCCGAGCGCCAGCAACGCCGGATAGGGTAACAGCGGGTCGCTTTCATAGGCTTTCAGCACCCAGTCGATCAGCCCCTCGCCGTCGCCGCCGCCGCCTGTGGTCACCAGCAGGAACGGGCGCTGCGTGATCTCCGGCAGAGAGACAGACGCGGCCGTCCCGGGCCGGCGCGGCAGATAGCCGGTATAGACCATCTTGGACTGCACCTTCGGCGTCAGTTCCATCCCTTCGAGCGGATTGCAGATCTGGGGCAGGCCGTAGACCCAGATATCGTCGTAGAGATCCTCCAGCGCGGGCATGACGTTC
Protein-coding regions in this window:
- a CDS encoding glycosyltransferase family protein; this translates as MATSRGSRVLIYSHDTFGLGHLRRCRTIAHSLVENHKNLSVLILSGSPIIGSFDFRARVDFVRVPGVIKLRNGEYTSLNLHMDIEDTLDLRASIIRHTAASFDPDIFIVDKEPLGLRGEVKATLEMLKSRGTRLVLGLRDVMDEPKLLAPEWQRKNVMPALEDLYDDIWVYGLPQICNPLEGMELTPKVQSKMVYTGYLPRRPGTAASVSLPEITQRPFLLVTTGGGGDGEGLIDWVLKAYESDPLLPYPALLALGPFMPPELQASFHERAAQLERVEAITFDPHFENLMASAAGVVAMGGYNTFCEILSLDKRAIIVPRRVPRLEQTIRAERAAELDLVQMIADDGERDAAAMAAALRRMPRQKRPSEVVVPGLLEGLTNVNRLAEPWLVRAKPRLSRAERAVG
- a CDS encoding phytanoyl-CoA dioxygenase family protein, which encodes MAINDFIEPQAFVPAEPGPGLDAATAEAFNRDGYVILRGHVPAETLGAIRADVEGLVSQNHRSQKDIHLKSAAIENAMRSDVVQGTIERFNGPSELLQSFAFTKLPNEVRTKHWHQDGVYWGLSDSRVCCLFVPMTATNEDNGCIWFVPGTHRLGRMYHWVATDEFGLENLECDMSAFREPVPMILEPGDAVVAHTYTVHGSFHNTTDEPRISLGFHFRHRDTELRLPEPYRKARAARLGRNPATAA